CCGGCGGTGTGCCTCGAATGGAGCCTCCACCACGATCGGGTGGCGGCTGCGCAGGTGCGGGGGGTCGAGCCCCGCCTTGCGAGCCGCGCACACCAGTGCAGCCTCCGTCGGGTCCCCTACCGCCCCCCACCGGCGGCCGCGGTGAGCCACGTCCCCGTGGCTGCACAGCACCCCCGCCATCAGGAGGCGTTCGAGGGGCGGGATGGCCAGGGGGTCGGCGGGCCGGCCGCCCACCAGGAAGGACCCCCTGGGTTCGAACCCCTCGCCGCTCACCGACGCACTTCCCCAGGGCGCCTCGATCCGGGCCACGGTCATCTCGTTGAGGGTGAGGGTGCCGGTCTTGTCGGCGCAGATAACGCTCGCGCACCCCAGCGTCTCGATGGCCGAAAGCTGGCGGACGATGGCGCGCCGGCGGCTCATGCGCTGTACGCCCAGCGCCAGTGCCGCCGTCACCGCTGCGGGAAGGCCCTCCGGGATGGCTGCCACCGCCAGGCTGATGGCGACCATGAACATTCCGTACCAGGGCTGGCCCTGGGCCACGCCGACCGCGAAGACCAGGGCCACGGCCACGGCGCATATGCCCACCAGCCAGCGCGCCAGATGTTCGAGCGAGCGCTGCAGGGGGCTGTCCGAACGCGGTGTCCCGGACACCATGGCAGCGATGCGCCCCAGTTCCGTGAAGGCACCCGTGCGCACCACCACGGCGCGGGCGCTGCCCGACACGACGGTGGTGCCCGTCAAGACCATGTGGGAAGCCTGCCCAGCGCCGCGGGCGGCACCCGGCGGCGGCAGTTCGGCGGCAATCTTGGGAACAGGGGCGGACTCGCCGGTCAGGGCCGATTCCTCCGCCTGGAGCGCGTAAGCTTCGATGAGGCGGGCATCGGCCGGCACCCGGTCGCCTGCTTCCAGCAGGAGGATGTCTCCGAGCGCCACTTCCCGGGCGGGTATCTCGAGAACCTGGCCGCGCCGCATCACGCGGGCCTTTGGCGCCCGCCACTGGGCCAGGGCTTCGATGGCGCGCTCGGCCCGATACTCCTGCCCGAACCCGAGCAGCGTATTGAGCACCACGATCGCTGCGATGGCCAGCGCGTCCAGTTCCTCACCGAGGGCGTAGGAGAGAAGGGCGGCCCCGATGAGAAGCAGCGTCATGAACGACCGGATCTGATCCCAGAGGAGCGCAAGCGCCGAAGGGCCGCCCCCGTGCAGCAGGTCGTTGTACCCGTCCTGCATGGAGCGAGC
This genomic stretch from Bacillota bacterium harbors:
- a CDS encoding HAD-IC family P-type ATPase, with amino-acid sequence MKRRQKSTAPPPGAELSGADSLPLSEVFRRLKTSAATGLDPADAAARSMQDGYNDLLHGGGPSALALLWDQIRSFMTLLLIGAALLSYALGEELDALAIAAIVVLNTLLGFGQEYRAERAIEALAQWRAPKARVMRRGQVLEIPAREVALGDILLLEAGDRVPADARLIEAYALQAEESALTGESAPVPKIAAELPPPGAARGAGQASHMVLTGTTVVSGSARAVVVRTGAFTELGRIAAMVSGTPRSDSPLQRSLEHLARWLVGICAVAVALVFAVGVAQGQPWYGMFMVAISLAVAAIPEGLPAAVTAALALGVQRMSRRRAIVRQLSAIETLGCASVICADKTGTLTLNEMTVARIEAPWGSASVSGEGFEPRGSFLVGGRPADPLAIPPLERLLMAGVLCSHGDVAHRGRRWGAVGDPTEAALVCAARKAGLDPPHLRSRHPIVVEAPFEAHRRRMSVAVAASAPRVAEIFVKGAPDAVMSCCRWYQAAGGERALTDRDRAGILARAEGLAGEGLRVLAVAGRRVPRAALPDPGSSIEVVAAALEGDLTFLGLVGLRDPPRPDVPAAIERA